In the Mycolicibacter sp. MU0102 genome, one interval contains:
- a CDS encoding TetR/AcrR family transcriptional regulator, translating into MRTHGWSGAKPADDDEAIARLLDATRRRIDQSGINFGISDVAKDVGVTRQTVYRYFPSTEALLIATAVAEVGPFLDGLADHVRGIHDPAESVVEGIAHTLELLPDERYMSLLLTPGKASAFSAGVTSDAALTFGRSIVERFDVDWAAAGFDSDDLDQLVEFMLRVLQSLVIDPGRPPRRGTQLRAFLRRWVAPAITPAT; encoded by the coding sequence ATGCGCACCCACGGGTGGTCGGGCGCAAAGCCGGCCGATGACGACGAGGCCATCGCCCGCCTCCTCGACGCGACCCGGCGGCGAATCGATCAGTCCGGCATCAACTTCGGGATCTCCGATGTGGCAAAGGACGTCGGCGTCACCCGCCAGACGGTGTATCGCTATTTCCCCAGCACCGAAGCGCTGCTGATCGCGACCGCAGTCGCTGAGGTCGGGCCCTTCCTCGACGGCCTGGCCGACCACGTCCGCGGTATCCACGACCCCGCCGAGTCCGTCGTGGAGGGCATCGCGCACACCCTGGAACTCCTTCCCGACGAGCGCTACATGAGCCTGCTGCTGACACCCGGCAAGGCCAGCGCGTTCTCCGCCGGAGTCACCTCGGATGCGGCGCTGACGTTCGGGCGTTCGATTGTCGAACGGTTCGACGTCGATTGGGCCGCGGCGGGTTTCGACAGCGACGACCTTGACCAGTTGGTGGAGTTCATGTTGCGCGTGTTGCAGTCGCTGGTGATCGACCCGGGTCGCCCCCCACGCCGCGGCACACAGCTGCGGGCCTTCTTGCGACGCTGGGTGGCGCCGGCGATCACGCCGGCAACCTAG
- a CDS encoding RND family transporter, giving the protein MSEHRAARPLAARLVRMLSIPIIVCWALLAVVTNTFVPQVERVAEELAGSMVPTYAPSQAAMLAIGEKFQESDSTSMTMLVLEADRLLGEQDHRYYDALVRTLQVDTEHVQYVMDTWGKPITAAGAQSLDGKAAYVLLRLAGDIGQLQANDSVAAVRHTVATSDPPPGLTVYVSGAAPLAADTVAIANSSLNNITIATIFLIIFMLLLVYRSYITMLVPLFGVLILMLAAKGVIATLGHFGYIQLSSFAVNLVVALTLGAGTDYGIFLMGRYHEARLNGESREDAFYTAYRGVSHVILGSGLTIAGAAFCLSFARLNYFNTMGPAVAISMVLTVVGALTLGPAILCVGSLFGLFDPKRTVKARLYRRIATSVVRWPKPILTASAALVTAGAVFVPTYEVSFDDRTYQPHDSAANLGFAAADRHFPQSKLFSEMLMIESDHDMRNSADFISLDRVAKALIRLPGVAMVQSITRPMGRALEHASLPYLFTTQGSGNGQQLPFTREQNANTERQAQIMAHSVEVLQSTIALTQKLADEMHATVLTMEEMQALTEQMDEEISNLDDFMRPIRSYFYWEPHCFDIPVCWAFRSLWDMMDSVDKLAANIKDAVSHLEVVDTLLPQMVAQLNKMADDQIALQALIVNTYGPTSIQADNTDQTFGDMINVGNDFDASGSDDFFYIPRPAFDNEDVKTGMQLMMSPDGKAARFIVTHEGNAMGPEGVEHVERFPEAIKIALKETSLAGAKIYIGGSGSNNRDIQQYSRSDLLIAAIAAFVLIFLIMLVITRSLVAALVIPGTVAFSYAGAFGLSVLIWQHLIGLHLHWLILPLTFIILVAVGSDYNLLLIARLKEELGAGLNTGLIRALGSTGGVVTSAGLVFAFTMLAMLASDLRTIGQLGSTVCIGLLLDTLIVRSFIVPSLVRIYGPWFWWPTLVRQRPLRQRAN; this is encoded by the coding sequence ATGAGCGAACATCGCGCGGCCCGCCCACTGGCGGCCCGGCTGGTCCGCATGCTGTCCATTCCGATCATCGTGTGCTGGGCACTGTTGGCGGTGGTGACCAATACCTTTGTGCCGCAAGTGGAGAGGGTCGCCGAGGAACTCGCCGGCTCGATGGTCCCCACCTATGCCCCATCCCAGGCCGCGATGCTGGCGATCGGGGAGAAGTTCCAGGAGTCCGATTCGACGAGCATGACGATGCTGGTGCTGGAAGCCGATCGTCTACTGGGGGAGCAGGACCACCGCTACTACGACGCACTGGTGCGCACGCTGCAGGTCGACACCGAACACGTCCAGTACGTGATGGACACCTGGGGAAAGCCGATCACCGCGGCCGGCGCCCAGAGCCTCGACGGCAAGGCCGCCTATGTGCTGCTGCGACTGGCCGGCGACATCGGGCAGTTGCAAGCCAACGACTCCGTGGCCGCAGTGCGGCACACCGTCGCCACCTCCGACCCGCCGCCGGGGCTGACCGTCTACGTCAGTGGCGCGGCACCGCTGGCCGCCGACACCGTGGCGATCGCGAATTCGAGCCTGAACAACATCACGATCGCGACGATCTTCCTGATCATCTTCATGCTGCTGCTGGTCTACCGGTCCTACATCACCATGCTGGTGCCGCTGTTCGGCGTGCTGATCCTCATGCTGGCGGCCAAGGGGGTCATCGCGACCCTCGGCCACTTCGGCTACATCCAGCTGTCGTCGTTCGCGGTGAACTTGGTCGTTGCGCTGACCCTGGGCGCGGGAACCGATTACGGGATCTTCTTGATGGGCCGCTACCACGAGGCACGGCTGAACGGCGAGAGCCGTGAAGACGCGTTCTACACGGCGTATCGCGGGGTGTCGCACGTGATCCTGGGGTCCGGCCTGACGATCGCCGGTGCGGCCTTCTGCCTGAGCTTCGCGCGGCTGAACTACTTCAACACGATGGGGCCGGCGGTGGCCATCAGCATGGTGCTGACCGTCGTGGGCGCCTTGACGCTCGGCCCGGCGATCCTGTGCGTGGGTAGCCTGTTCGGGCTGTTCGATCCGAAGCGAACCGTCAAGGCGCGGCTGTACCGCCGGATTGCTACCAGCGTGGTGCGCTGGCCCAAGCCGATCCTGACCGCCAGTGCCGCGCTGGTGACGGCCGGGGCGGTGTTCGTGCCGACCTATGAGGTCAGCTTCGACGACCGCACCTACCAGCCGCACGATTCCGCCGCCAACCTCGGGTTCGCGGCAGCCGATCGGCACTTCCCGCAAAGCAAATTGTTCTCCGAGATGCTAATGATCGAGTCCGATCACGACATGCGTAACTCGGCGGACTTCATCTCCCTGGACCGGGTGGCCAAAGCGCTCATCAGGCTTCCGGGCGTCGCGATGGTGCAGAGCATCACCCGCCCGATGGGGCGCGCACTGGAACACGCGTCGCTGCCGTATCTGTTCACCACCCAGGGCAGCGGCAACGGCCAGCAACTGCCGTTCACCCGGGAGCAGAACGCCAACACCGAACGGCAGGCGCAGATCATGGCGCATTCGGTGGAGGTGCTGCAGAGCACGATCGCGTTGACGCAGAAACTGGCCGACGAGATGCATGCCACGGTGCTCACCATGGAGGAGATGCAGGCGCTCACCGAACAGATGGATGAGGAGATCTCCAATCTCGATGACTTCATGAGGCCCATCCGAAGCTACTTCTATTGGGAACCACACTGTTTCGATATTCCGGTCTGCTGGGCGTTTCGGTCACTGTGGGACATGATGGACAGCGTCGACAAACTGGCGGCGAACATCAAAGACGCGGTATCGCATCTGGAAGTCGTCGATACGCTGCTGCCGCAGATGGTCGCGCAACTGAACAAGATGGCCGACGACCAGATCGCTTTGCAGGCATTGATCGTGAACACCTACGGACCCACGAGCATTCAGGCGGACAACACCGATCAGACTTTCGGCGACATGATCAACGTCGGCAACGACTTCGACGCCTCCGGAAGCGACGACTTCTTCTATATACCCCGCCCGGCGTTCGACAACGAGGACGTCAAAACCGGGATGCAGCTGATGATGTCCCCGGACGGCAAGGCCGCCCGGTTCATCGTCACTCATGAAGGAAACGCGATGGGTCCCGAGGGGGTTGAGCACGTGGAGCGGTTCCCCGAGGCGATCAAGATCGCCTTAAAGGAGACCTCGCTGGCCGGCGCCAAGATCTATATCGGTGGTTCGGGCTCCAACAACCGGGATATTCAGCAGTACTCACGGTCGGATCTGCTGATCGCCGCGATCGCCGCTTTCGTCTTGATCTTCCTGATCATGCTGGTGATCACTCGAAGCCTGGTGGCGGCGTTGGTGATTCCCGGAACCGTCGCGTTCTCCTATGCCGGAGCGTTCGGGCTATCGGTATTGATCTGGCAGCATCTGATCGGGCTGCATCTGCACTGGCTGATCCTGCCGCTGACGTTCATCATCCTGGTGGCGGTCGGCTCGGACTACAACCTACTGCTGATCGCCCGGCTCAAAGAGGAACTCGGTGCCGGGCTCAACACCGGCCTGATCCGGGCGCTGGGCAGCACTGGTGGCGTGGTGACATCGGCGGGCCTGGTGTTCGCGTTTACCATGCTGGCGATGCTCGCCAGCGATCTGCGGACCATCGGGCAGCTGGGATCGACGGTGTGTATCGGTCTGCTGCTCGACACGCTGATCGTGCGGTCGTTCATCGTGCCCTCGCTGGTGCGGATCTACGGACCGTGGTTCTGGTGGCCGACCTTGGTGCGCCAGCGCCCGCTGCGGCAGCGGGCAAACTAG
- a CDS encoding MmpS family transport accessory protein, which yields MSPRAPRRSLLARTWMPLIAVIALGLGALGMWKVHQMSAPGPVLTVNPPQAAEKFNPKKLTYEVFGSVGAGALLSYVDIDGHPHTVELDTLPWTHEETTMLTVVSGSISAQVRGDYVGCRILVDDVIRDERTNAHPNADISCRVKSA from the coding sequence ATGAGCCCCCGTGCACCGCGGCGGTCGCTGCTGGCACGCACCTGGATGCCGTTGATCGCGGTCATCGCGCTCGGCTTAGGCGCGCTGGGCATGTGGAAGGTTCACCAGATGTCGGCACCGGGGCCGGTGCTGACCGTCAATCCGCCCCAGGCAGCAGAGAAGTTCAACCCGAAGAAGCTCACCTATGAGGTGTTCGGCTCCGTCGGCGCGGGCGCCTTGCTGTCCTATGTCGACATCGATGGGCACCCGCATACGGTCGAGCTGGACACCCTGCCGTGGACTCATGAGGAGACGACGATGCTCACGGTGGTGTCCGGCAGTATCTCGGCGCAGGTGCGCGGCGACTACGTCGGCTGCCGGATCCTGGTCGACGACGTGATCCGCGACGAGCGCACCAATGCCCATCCCAACGCCGACATCAGTTGCCGGGTGAAGTCCGCATGA
- a CDS encoding TetR/AcrR family transcriptional regulator yields the protein MDVDDRALTGSQARTRAAILEATASVLARDRTATLPEIAAAAQVARSTLHRYFADRERLIYETTLDSIRIISDILATAATAESPAIEAMRRVITTLVPEGDRIVFLFADPAVLRDIPAEHLPNSAPILELIARGQQEGVFDPGISAEWIRIALFGMMVKACSDATSGLISRHSIVPTLTRIFEHGVTAPF from the coding sequence ATGGACGTTGATGACCGGGCGCTGACCGGTTCGCAAGCACGCACACGGGCGGCGATCCTCGAGGCGACGGCATCGGTGCTCGCCCGCGACCGCACCGCCACATTGCCCGAAATCGCTGCGGCCGCCCAGGTCGCTCGCTCGACCCTGCACCGCTATTTCGCCGACCGGGAGCGGCTGATCTACGAAACCACTCTGGATTCGATCCGCATCATCAGCGACATCCTCGCGACGGCAGCGACAGCCGAGAGCCCGGCCATCGAGGCGATGCGGCGGGTGATCACCACCCTGGTACCCGAAGGCGATCGGATCGTGTTCCTGTTCGCAGACCCCGCGGTACTGCGCGATATCCCCGCCGAGCATCTGCCGAACTCGGCGCCGATCCTCGAACTCATCGCGCGCGGTCAACAAGAAGGCGTCTTCGACCCTGGCATCAGCGCGGAATGGATCCGGATCGCGTTGTTCGGGATGATGGTCAAAGCCTGCAGCGACGCAACATCCGGCCTCATCTCCCGCCACAGCATCGTGCCGACGCTCACCCGAATCTTCGAGCACGGCGTGACCGCCCCGTTTTAG
- a CDS encoding cytochrome ubiquinol oxidase subunit I — protein MDVVDVSRWQFGITTVYHFIFVPLTIGLAPLVAVMQTVWVFTDNVAWYRLTKFFGKLFLINFALGVATGIVQEFQFGMNWSEYSRFVGDVFGAPLAMEGLAAFFFESTFIGLWIFGWSRLPRVVHLACIWVVAIATNVSAFFIIAANSFMQHPVGAHFNPETKRAELDSIMALFTNNTAQAALSHAVAGSFLTAGTFVAAVSAWWMVRSRADGAPQSADSDAATMYRPATILGCWVALVAAAGLFFTGDIQGKLMFVQQPMKMASAESLCDTATDPSFSVLTVGRQNNCDHLTRVIEVPYVLPFLAEGRFNGVRLDGVRDIQQHYEQKFGPGDYRPNLFVTYWSFRAMIGLLLLPVLFATVALWLTRRGQIPQQRWFSWLALLTIPTPFLANSAGWVFTEMGRQPWVVVPNPTGDPNVRLTVAQGVSGNSVGVVVTSLVMFTLVYAVLAVIWFWLIRRYVAEGPLEHDAEPAPPAPPAETDVAPLSFAY, from the coding sequence ATGGATGTTGTCGACGTATCGCGGTGGCAGTTCGGGATCACCACCGTCTATCACTTCATATTTGTGCCGTTGACCATCGGTTTGGCCCCGTTGGTCGCGGTCATGCAGACGGTGTGGGTGTTCACCGACAACGTGGCCTGGTATCGGCTGACGAAGTTCTTCGGCAAACTGTTCTTGATCAACTTCGCCCTGGGAGTTGCGACCGGGATCGTGCAGGAATTCCAGTTCGGAATGAACTGGAGCGAGTACTCGCGATTCGTCGGCGACGTGTTCGGCGCACCGTTGGCGATGGAAGGTCTGGCGGCCTTCTTTTTCGAGTCCACCTTCATCGGGCTGTGGATCTTCGGCTGGAGCCGACTGCCGCGCGTCGTACACCTGGCGTGTATCTGGGTGGTCGCGATCGCCACTAACGTGTCGGCGTTCTTCATCATCGCCGCCAACTCGTTCATGCAGCATCCGGTCGGCGCTCACTTCAACCCGGAGACCAAGCGCGCCGAACTGGACAGCATCATGGCGCTGTTCACCAACAACACCGCCCAGGCCGCGCTGTCGCACGCGGTCGCCGGCTCATTCTTGACCGCCGGGACGTTCGTCGCCGCGGTAAGCGCCTGGTGGATGGTCCGGTCCCGTGCCGACGGCGCCCCGCAGAGCGCCGACAGTGACGCGGCAACCATGTACCGGCCGGCGACCATCCTCGGGTGCTGGGTCGCGTTGGTCGCCGCGGCCGGCCTGTTCTTCACCGGTGACATCCAGGGCAAGCTGATGTTCGTCCAGCAACCAATGAAGATGGCGTCAGCAGAATCGTTGTGCGACACCGCCACCGACCCCAGCTTCTCGGTTTTGACCGTCGGACGACAGAACAACTGCGACCACCTGACCCGGGTGATCGAAGTGCCCTATGTCCTGCCGTTCCTGGCCGAGGGCCGATTCAACGGCGTTCGGCTCGACGGGGTCCGGGACATCCAGCAGCACTACGAGCAGAAGTTCGGCCCGGGCGACTACCGGCCGAACCTGTTCGTCACGTACTGGTCGTTCCGCGCGATGATCGGGCTTCTGCTGTTGCCGGTGCTGTTCGCGACGGTCGCTCTGTGGCTGACGCGTCGCGGACAGATCCCCCAGCAACGCTGGTTCTCCTGGTTGGCGCTGCTGACCATCCCCACCCCGTTCCTGGCTAACAGTGCCGGCTGGGTCTTCACCGAAATGGGGCGTCAGCCTTGGGTTGTCGTCCCCAATCCGACCGGTGACCCGAATGTCCGGCTTACCGTCGCCCAAGGTGTGTCCGGGAACAGCGTGGGTGTGGTGGTCACCTCGCTGGTGATGTTCACCCTGGTTTATGCGGTGCTCGCGGTGATCTGGTTCTGGTTGATCAGACGCTACGTGGCCGAGGGACCACTGGAACACGACGCCGAACCCGCGCCGCCGGCACCTCCCGCCGAGACCGATGTGGCGCCACTGTCATTCGCCTACTGA
- the cydB gene encoding cytochrome d ubiquinol oxidase subunit II, producing the protein MDLQQVWFVLVAVLFLGFFVLEGFDFGVGMLMAPFGRAGTGAGGREAHRRAALNTIGPVWDGNEVWLITAGGAMFAAFPGWYATVFSTLYLPLLAILFGMIVRAVAIEWRGKVDDPKWRAWADLGIAAGSWLPAILWGVAFAVLVRGLPVDADHHVRLAFSDVINAYTLLGGLATGGLFLFYGAVFTALKTAGAIRDDAHRFATRLALPVTALVGGFGLWTQLAYGTGWTWLVLGVAVVAQLAAVALVWRRVSDGWAFACSAVVVAAVVILLFGALYPALLPSTLDPQWSLTIYNASSTPYTLKIMTWAAVIFAPLAMVYQGWTYWVFRQRISADQIPPSIGLARQPS; encoded by the coding sequence ATGGACCTACAACAGGTGTGGTTCGTACTGGTCGCGGTGCTGTTTCTCGGATTCTTCGTCCTGGAGGGCTTCGACTTCGGGGTGGGGATGCTGATGGCGCCATTCGGCCGAGCCGGTACCGGTGCCGGTGGCCGGGAAGCCCACCGTCGGGCCGCGCTGAACACCATCGGTCCGGTCTGGGACGGCAACGAGGTCTGGTTGATCACCGCCGGCGGCGCGATGTTCGCCGCGTTCCCGGGCTGGTATGCCACGGTGTTCTCGACGCTGTACCTACCGCTGCTGGCAATCCTGTTCGGCATGATCGTGCGCGCCGTCGCGATCGAGTGGCGCGGCAAGGTCGATGACCCGAAGTGGCGCGCCTGGGCCGACCTCGGGATCGCCGCTGGATCCTGGCTGCCCGCGATTCTGTGGGGTGTGGCGTTCGCGGTCCTGGTCCGCGGCCTGCCGGTGGACGCCGATCACCATGTCCGCCTGGCCTTCAGCGACGTGATCAACGCCTACACCCTGCTGGGGGGTCTGGCCACCGGTGGACTGTTCCTGTTTTACGGCGCGGTCTTCACCGCGTTGAAAACGGCCGGGGCGATCCGGGACGACGCGCACCGCTTCGCGACCAGGCTGGCACTGCCGGTGACCGCGCTGGTCGGCGGCTTCGGGTTGTGGACTCAACTCGCTTACGGCACCGGCTGGACGTGGCTGGTGCTGGGCGTCGCGGTGGTCGCCCAGTTGGCCGCGGTCGCGCTGGTGTGGCGCCGGGTGTCCGACGGCTGGGCCTTCGCCTGCAGCGCAGTGGTCGTCGCAGCGGTGGTGATCTTGTTGTTCGGCGCCCTGTACCCGGCGCTGCTGCCCTCCACGCTGGATCCGCAGTGGAGCCTGACGATCTACAACGCGTCGTCGACGCCGTACACGTTGAAGATCATGACCTGGGCCGCGGTGATCTTCGCTCCGCTGGCGATGGTGTACCAGGGCTGGACGTACTGGGTGTTCCGGCAACGGATCTCAGCGGATCAGATTCCGCCGTCCATCGGGTTGGCGAGGCAGCCGTCCTGA
- the cydD gene encoding thiol reductant ABC exporter subunit CydD, whose protein sequence is MRRFLLAMVGCGVLISACAIGSAIVLADIVSGVITEPSTRSVAHWSPLLAALVLLWAVRTLAQWLQARLGQRGASAVIADLSGQVLTAVTARSPRRLAAERDAAVVVVTRGLDGLRPYFTAYLPALLLAAILTPVSVLVVALYDRRAAVLVMITLPLIPVFMVLIGLATADRSAAALAAMTTLQTRLLDLIAGIPTLRALGRAAGPERRIAELSDAQRRSTMATLRIAFLSALVLELLATLSVAVVAVSIGLRLVFGEMSLTAGLTVLLLVPDVYWPLRRIGVEFHAAEDGRAAVERAFALIDESPRRAPGSSTVTARGAQILLDSLGVAGRDGDAPTGLTALIEPGQVTVLTGANGAGKSTALAAIAGLTEPSTGRITVAGVDIADLDLPAWWAQLSWLPQRPALIPGTVAHNLALFGDLADADEACAAAGFDDVIAELPDGLHTMLGRGGVGLSLGQRQRLGLARALGSNAPVLLLDEPTAHLDAATEQRVLAALVRRARGGATVVVVGHRAPVLAIGDRVVIVHSEGVVDHAPA, encoded by the coding sequence GTGCGCCGCTTCCTGCTGGCTATGGTGGGCTGCGGAGTGCTGATTTCGGCCTGCGCAATTGGGTCCGCAATCGTGTTGGCCGACATCGTGTCTGGAGTGATCACCGAACCGTCGACACGTAGCGTCGCGCACTGGTCACCGCTGCTGGCCGCACTTGTGCTGTTGTGGGCGGTGCGCACCCTGGCGCAATGGTTGCAGGCACGCCTCGGTCAGCGCGGAGCCAGCGCGGTGATCGCCGACCTGAGCGGACAGGTGCTGACCGCGGTCACCGCACGCTCCCCCCGCCGACTGGCCGCCGAACGAGACGCCGCCGTGGTCGTGGTCACCCGGGGATTGGACGGCCTGCGCCCCTACTTCACCGCCTACCTGCCTGCCCTGTTGCTGGCGGCGATCCTCACCCCGGTGAGCGTGCTGGTGGTCGCCCTTTACGACCGACGCGCCGCGGTGCTCGTCATGATCACGCTGCCGCTGATCCCGGTGTTCATGGTGTTGATCGGCCTGGCCACCGCGGATCGCTCGGCGGCGGCGTTGGCGGCCATGACGACTTTGCAGACACGGCTGCTGGATCTGATCGCCGGCATCCCGACCCTGCGCGCCCTCGGGCGGGCGGCCGGGCCAGAGCGGCGCATCGCCGAACTGTCCGACGCGCAGCGTCGGTCGACGATGGCCACCCTGCGTATCGCGTTCCTGTCAGCACTGGTGCTCGAACTGCTGGCCACGCTGAGCGTGGCGGTGGTGGCCGTCAGCATCGGCCTGCGACTGGTGTTCGGCGAGATGAGCCTGACCGCCGGCCTCACGGTGTTGCTGCTGGTTCCCGACGTGTATTGGCCCCTGCGGCGGATAGGGGTGGAGTTTCACGCCGCCGAGGATGGGCGCGCCGCCGTCGAGCGAGCCTTTGCGCTGATCGACGAATCGCCGCGCCGAGCGCCAGGTAGCAGCACGGTAACTGCACGCGGCGCGCAGATTCTTCTCGATTCACTCGGCGTGGCCGGCCGAGACGGCGATGCGCCGACTGGCCTGACCGCGCTGATCGAACCCGGCCAAGTCACCGTGCTGACCGGAGCCAACGGGGCCGGCAAGAGCACCGCGCTGGCGGCGATCGCCGGCCTCACCGAACCCAGCACTGGGCGCATCACGGTAGCCGGCGTCGACATCGCCGACCTGGACCTGCCGGCGTGGTGGGCCCAACTGTCCTGGCTGCCGCAGCGTCCGGCGCTGATCCCGGGCACGGTGGCGCACAACCTGGCGTTGTTCGGCGATCTTGCCGACGCCGACGAAGCTTGCGCTGCAGCGGGATTCGACGACGTGATCGCCGAGCTGCCCGACGGTCTGCACACCATGCTGGGCCGCGGCGGCGTCGGTTTGTCATTGGGGCAGCGGCAGCGGCTGGGGTTGGCGCGAGCGCTGGGGTCGAATGCCCCGGTGCTGTTGCTCGACGAGCCGACGGCCCACCTAGACGCCGCCACCGAACAACGCGTCCTGGCCGCACTGGTGCGACGCGCTCGCGGCGGCGCAACGGTAGTGGTGGTGGGCCACCGTGCTCCGGTGCTGGCGATCGGCGATCGGGTTGTGATCGTGCACAGCGAGGGGGTCGTGGACCATGCGCCGGCCTGA
- the cydC gene encoding thiol reductant ABC exporter subunit CydC, with amino-acid sequence MRRPDPLWEALGLLRPRLPRLLLAGLLGTLSLCSALALAAISAWLITRAWQMPPVLDLSIAVVAVRTFAISRGVLHYCERLVSHDAALRAAGSARGGLYRRLARGPVATAVRLPSGELVARVGADVDELADVLVRALLPIAVAAVLGVVATAAIAAISPVAAVVLAVCLLVAGAVAPWLAAGAATAQEHTARDHLAERDVAAMEALDHAPELRIAGLLPAVIGESQDRQRAWAAALDGAAKPAAIAAALPTAAIGVSVLGAVVAGIGLADAVAPTTLAVLMLLPLSAFEATTALPGAAVALTRARIAARRLLDLAPAEPVAAGTPELAPADSTRTPSLHADLRSGYREDQRLQVRLDLAPGDRLAITGPSGSGKTTLLMTLAGLLAPLTGRVFLDGTALQELSETDLRLAISFFAEDAHIFATTVRDNLLVARGDCHDDELASTVGRVGLGPWLAGLPDGLATVLAGGAEALSAGQRRRLLLARALLSPARIVLLDEPTEHLHAADADDLLRDLLAVPGLFGADRTVVVATHHLPDDGAAPGFAALAIPADPTARTRSARLRRACDPR; translated from the coding sequence ATGCGCCGGCCTGATCCGTTGTGGGAAGCCCTCGGGCTACTGCGGCCGCGCCTGCCCCGGCTGCTGTTGGCCGGCCTGCTCGGGACGTTGTCGCTGTGCAGCGCGCTCGCGTTGGCCGCGATCTCGGCCTGGCTGATCACTCGGGCCTGGCAGATGCCACCGGTGCTGGACCTGTCGATCGCAGTGGTGGCGGTGCGGACGTTTGCGATCTCGCGCGGCGTACTGCATTACTGCGAGCGGCTGGTGAGCCACGACGCAGCACTGCGGGCCGCAGGCAGCGCCCGCGGCGGGCTCTATCGGCGACTGGCCCGCGGGCCGGTGGCGACCGCGGTGCGCTTGCCGAGCGGCGAGTTGGTGGCGCGGGTGGGCGCCGATGTCGATGAACTGGCAGACGTCCTGGTACGCGCCCTACTGCCGATCGCGGTGGCGGCGGTGCTCGGTGTGGTCGCCACCGCGGCGATCGCGGCGATCTCGCCGGTGGCAGCGGTGGTCCTGGCCGTCTGCCTGCTGGTCGCCGGTGCGGTGGCGCCGTGGCTAGCCGCGGGGGCCGCCACGGCCCAGGAACACACGGCCCGCGACCACCTCGCCGAGCGTGACGTCGCGGCGATGGAGGCGCTCGACCACGCACCCGAGCTGCGAATCGCCGGGCTGCTGCCCGCCGTCATCGGTGAGTCCCAAGACCGGCAGCGGGCATGGGCCGCAGCCCTGGACGGGGCCGCTAAACCGGCCGCGATCGCCGCTGCTCTGCCCACCGCCGCGATCGGGGTCAGCGTGCTGGGCGCTGTAGTGGCCGGGATCGGGCTCGCCGATGCCGTGGCGCCCACCACCCTGGCAGTGCTCATGTTGTTGCCGCTGTCCGCGTTTGAGGCGACGACCGCCCTGCCCGGGGCCGCCGTCGCGCTGACCCGGGCACGGATCGCGGCACGGCGGCTGCTCGACCTGGCACCGGCAGAGCCCGTGGCTGCGGGCACGCCGGAGCTCGCACCTGCGGATTCGACGCGTACACCGTCACTGCACGCCGACCTGCGTTCCGGATACCGAGAAGATCAGCGCCTCCAGGTACGGCTTGATCTGGCTCCCGGAGACCGGCTGGCGATCACCGGCCCCAGTGGGTCCGGCAAGACCACGCTGCTGATGACCCTGGCCGGTCTGCTGGCACCGCTGACCGGCCGCGTCTTCCTAGACGGGACCGCACTGCAGGAGCTTTCCGAAACCGACCTGCGATTGGCGATCAGCTTTTTTGCCGAGGACGCGCATATCTTCGCGACCACCGTCCGGGACAACCTGCTGGTCGCTCGCGGCGATTGCCACGACGACGAACTGGCCTCCACCGTGGGCCGGGTGGGTCTCGGGCCCTGGCTGGCCGGCCTGCCCGACGGTCTGGCAACCGTGCTGGCCGGCGGCGCCGAGGCCCTGTCGGCGGGTCAGCGGCGACGCCTGTTACTGGCCCGGGCCCTGCTGTCGCCGGCCCGGATCGTGCTGCTCGACGAGCCCACCGAGCATCTGCACGCCGCCGACGCGGACGACCTCCTGCGCGACCTCTTGGCTGTGCCCGGGCTGTTCGGAGCCGACCGGACCGTGGTGGTGGCGACCCACCACCTGCCGGACGACGGCGCCGCGCCCGGCTTCGCCGCGCTTGCGATCCCCGCTGACCCCACGGCGCGGACCCGCAGCGCCCGGCTTCGCCGCGCTTGCGATCCCCGCTGA